One Thamnophis elegans isolate rThaEle1 chromosome 2, rThaEle1.pri, whole genome shotgun sequence genomic window, ACTGGACACCCAATTCCAGCCACAGTCTGACCGGTGCAGCCCTTCCTGGGCTCCTTCAATTGTCCCTTTGTGGATGCAACCCAAGATCATGTTGGCTCTTTCTAGCTGCAACAGCACACCGAATGCTCAGGTGTCTCTGGACTCCATTATGAtggcttccctccttctcctcttcctactCCCTGCAGTCCATTTCTTGTACCAGGAGAAGACCGCCTGTCTTTTCCCACGTGATGGGACGCAGCAGGTGCGTTACTTGGACAGGTACTTCTACGACCGGCAGGAGTTTGTCCGCTTCGACAGCCACCTCGGGAAGCACGTGGCCATCACAGAGTTGGGACAGCTGGAGGCCAAGGAGTGGAACAGAAACAAGGTCATTCTGATGATGAAGAGGGCTGAAGTGGATCGCTTCTGCAGACACAACTACAAGGCAGCCAAGATGGGGCTTGTGGTTGGCCGGAAAAGTGAGTCCGGGAGGGAAGGGCTTCCTGGGGAGGGTATTTGACAACTCGTCATGACCAATTCGTCACATCCGACTCACCACTGCCAAtttaccatggccaacttgctgcaggacaagatTACCGGTAATATCAAAGAAACAATGGAATAAAATCATTAAACTAagaatgccaaaggagggacaacataaaaagtaaatgacaaaaagtaaaatgattttttaaaattattttaaataattgaattgaattgtcctgcagcaagttgtctgAAAGTGAGTTGTCCACGGCGAGTTGGCTGCAACAAGTTATTCCAGTCCATCCTGGGGAGGAGGGTACAAAGACTCCCCTTGTTTaacccaggggtatcaaactccccCTTTACTCTCGTAGCAACCAATCATATTTCTTcatgccatggccaactctcttCAATCAATTAGCTATGTGTGTTCTTACTCACTGTCCAACCTTTCACTGCTCCAGCTGTTACATTTTGTAATTATCTTAACAGAGTCTGTTTTACCGAGTTTGGTGTTAACAGAAGTGTGAATAAAAATACTCCCAAATCATTCCAAAGTTCCAAGAGCCGAATCAAGGTTGTCAGCCAGTCTGGAGGTCAGACTTTCACTGGCAGAATCCTCAGGAATATCACGTAACAGCTGAGTACTAGATGGTATTTTCCCACAGAGGAACATGGGTTAGAGCTGCCTCCTTTATCTGGCTTCAGCCAGCTGTCATTTCTCAAGAAATGTATCCCCTTGCTTAGCGAGAAGCCTTATAGAATGTCTCTGCTGTGCTCTTCATTCTACTTGCCTGGTGCAGGGGCTGGACAGCTTTACTTCATCTTCATCTGACTGCCGCAGCTGTTCAGGTGTTTGATCAGCCTCATGGGATTCTTGGCTTCTGGTCTCCTGAGGCTCACATACTCTGGTTTTAACTGGAGCACTTTCTCAGAATCAGAGTTCGAATTTTGAGCCTGGGCCATGACATCACCTCCTGAGAACAGGATggcaccagctctgctggcctttTATTATTTATGCCAACATCTAAGATGCCAAGGGTATACAGGGACTGACTTCTTGGTTATGTTACTGGTTTGAGTTTTTGCATGGCTGCTATGcgttttaacttttgtaatatttatgattttttttttaaaaaaaactgtttgctGCTCAGAGGCACCTGTTGAGATGAGCAACCATATAAATTGGATCaatcattctttctttttattagatAGCGGCCAAGGTTATTATTTTGCACTTATTCTGTAATTTGAAAGTTAAAATGGTTTCTGCGTTTGGTCTTCTGTTCTGGGCTCTGTTGGGTCTCTCatgtccctccttccctccagccaAGCCCACCGTCACCATCTCCCCCACCAAGATGGACCCCGATTCCCCCAACACCATCCTCCTCTGCACCGCGACGGGCTTTTACCCCGTAGAGATCGAGATCCAGTGGCTGAAGAATGGGTGGCCGGAAAAGGAGGGTGTGGCCTTCGGGGAGGAGCTCCGGAATGGAGACTGGACCTACCAGCTCCAGGTGATGCTGGAGACCCAGCCCCAGCAGGGGGATGTCTACACTTGCAAGGTGGAGCACACCAGCTTGGAGGCCCCCATCACTGTCCAGTGGGGTAAGccgctctcctccctccctccccttctctgggGATTCCATTCTGCCCTGAGAAGTGGGACAGACGCTTCCTGTGGGTAGAACCGGAATGAAACCTCCTAGAGGAAGGCGGGCCTGATCCTCCTGCTCAGGTAaagctccttctccttcctcagaGCCCCATTCCTCCAGTTCTGCCAGGAGGAAACTCTGGACGGGGGCTGTGGGGGCCGTGATAGGAGTGGCCTTCCTGGCTATGGGGTTCTTCTCCTACCTGAAGAGCAAGAATGGTGAGTCTGTGGGGCTGGATAAGAGGTTGCGGGGATGGGGACCATCTAGGGGAGACATCTTGTGAAGCTTAGTGAGCAGAGGGCAAAGAGGGGCATCCAATAGCAAGACTGCTTGTCCCTCTGAGAAATGTGTTTGGGAACCTCTCTTCTGTGAGGGGCTATTAAGGGAAGATGCAACCTATTATGGGCTATTGAAAGGGGGGGAGGACTCCCTCAGTGCTCCAGCCCATGAATGGTTCTCATTGGGTCATTTTCTCCTTCCAGCAATGCTCATCCAGCCACCTGCAGGTGAGTATCTTCTATTTCCCTTCcattaaatacaaaaataaaaaatattgagtgagtgagggaggttCCATAACAGAGAATTAAAAAAGCCTAATTCTCTGTTTTGGAGCCTGTTTGGCAGCTTTTCGTGCAATGcaattgaacacacacacacacacaaactctacACAACACTACATAGTACCTGATCTAGGGTGTCTCCCAAGTTTTGGGAACTTGAAGAGGGCAACGGAAGGGAGCATCTCTCCTTTATGAGTTGCCCTTCTTTCTTTCGAACTTTTGCAAAGATTCTGGCAAAATGATGCCAGGCTCCCTCCTTTGGTGCCACTCCCATTGTAGCCCCGTCTTCTTTGTTAATATGAAACATCtacagcagagatgggttgctcctggttcggcccagttagGCCGTACCGGTAggggtggcggcaggaggctccgcccacctgcctggacacttctgtgcatgtgcacaagctTTGCGTaagcatgagcaaaccagtagtaaaccggttagcaacccaccactgatctaccgggagggagggagcggtCCTCTCTTGATTAACCCTCTAATTAAGCCAataagggagccgaggtggcgcagtggttaaatgcagcactgcaggctacttcagctgactgcagttctgcagttcagctgttcaaatctcaccggctcaaggttgactcagccttccatccttccgaggtgagtgaaatgaggacccagactgtgggggtgatatgctgactctgtaaaccgcttagagagggctgaaagccctatgaagcggtatataagtctaactgctattgctattgctataattccatCTTGTCAAGGTCACTCTGGAGCTGCCCTTTGGACCTCTCGGCTGAACTTGGACTCCCCTTCGAGTCCGAGGAGATGAGATGGAGAGCAATCCCTGGTCCTAAAGGGGCAGATTCTCGCTCCATCCAGACCCTGCCCATTAACCACACCCCTGCAGTATGGGCCTGTTTGGGAGGCTGATAGGAAAAGGGGAAAGCCCATCCTATGTTTTTCCTTAAGGCTTTCCAAATAGAACTTATTTACATTAAAGGTTTTACTATCTATATTATATTAAACCTCTTGTGTCTTTTTGTAACCTTAAACTGGGTGCCTTGTTGGGCCACAATTTTTGATTCAacatacctcaaatgggctaactcaCAGAATGCATCCCAAAACCCCTGgggcagaggtgagttgctcccggttcgacTCGCTTCGGCCAAaacggtagtggaattcaggcctgggtggcAGACCCGCCAGTAACCCAGGCATCCCGTGCCCCGGACCAGTTCCCTCGTCGCTGCTGTGCCACCGCCATTTTGGTCCTTTGTGAGGCCACTCCTGCATCCACATTTTGTaatccacattacaaaaaagatgttgagaccttggaaaaagttcagagaagagcaacgaaggtcCTCAAAGGCCTGGggactaaaacatttgaagaacggttgcaggatttgggtgtaACTAGCCAACCTAgatttcaacctagaaataaggagaaattttctgacagaacaattgaacacaggaagctttcaagaagacactggagtgccatctgtcaaaaatggtgtagggtgctgctttggggggaggggtttggATTAGCTGACATACACAgtcccaaatgatgccctcgatgtgatgtcccgatgcctggaggctgtgtggatctggatggggaggaaccggctcaagctcaatccctccaagactgagtggctgtggtttccgtcatcccgatttgtgcatcttgttccatctttgacgatagggggagaaattttagccccctcagagagggcccacagtctgggtgtcctcctggatacgcagcttagtttagaagaacacctgacagctgtgaccaggggggccttttaccaggctcgcctggtacgtcagttgcaccccttcctggatcgggatccGCTATGCACAGTCACTCAggccctcgtcctttcttgcctggactactgtaacgctctctcttcatggggctgcccttaaagagcacccggaggcttcaactggtccagaatgcgccTGCGCAGGTTAtaatgggggcacctaggtgctcccatgttacaccccttttaggtggcctgcactggttgccggttgtcttctgggtgcaattcaaggtactaattatgacctttaaagcgctccatggcttaggcccaggatagcctcccaccgtccagtgtgatcccagaattggcctcctcagggagccgtcagccagacagtgtcggctagcgacccccagggggagagcctcctctctaactgctattgctattgctatgttaggGGACTAGCATTGATATGATTTTGGAGAAAACAGTTAGTAGCATGATTGTGACTTTGTGCCTTTTATCTGAAtataggcttttaaaaaaaaacacatttcctgATTGTTAACcacctttttcaattttaaaggtTAATAAATTACAGGAAACAGTTATTGCACAATGTAAATGATGCCTACTTTTtataaattgaacaaaaaaaGCTTAATGAACAAACAGATGAATATGTAGAACTTACCGGGAGGAGAGGGAGTGTGATAGAAAATGTTAGAAAATGTTAGAAGGGGGTGGAATGAGTTCACATCTGACTCAGTTTCACCTTGCCCAATGATGCCATGAAAACCATGGAATGAGAAAAGCATTAGCAAGGTAGTTTTGACTCTCtatatcaggggtctccaaccttggcaacttgtggacttgtggacttcaactcccagaattcctcagccagctctaTATGATTCTCCCTCTTCTGCTTCAGGGAGACCTCGTTTCTCTGacctctgtaggaagttaaaatctgcccctctcctagaaaaattaaattaaaatatttaatgttcctaaagttaaatattttaggaaatattaaacgGCTGCCTtcctaaaagggaggaagaaactcaaCCCTCCACCCACCTTTGTCagcgggccattaaggcctgagccaattTATTCCCTATAACAAAGATttgcctccttcaggcagagccataatggtacccatctagcaacagaaagtCACTGCATGGCATCTGGGAAGATTACATTAACCAGCCAAGGCTCAGACAAGCTTGGCTCTCAGGACAGTCTAGGATTGCCCCTGCGTGGCCCCAGGAGAGTCTGACATCCAATCGGAATACAAACTCAAACGCCCAGAGGGCATAGAAGCTCAGGGGTCTCTGTCCTTTGTCgcccaggagctccaaggcatgaGATCCTGTCCTCCGTTCAACCATCCTTCCAAACAGCCTTCAtatccttttccccacttggaagtgaaccaacccagaaggatatttcttccaacacctccTAGGAAGTTGTTGGACGCCTGAGAAGCATCAGGTGAGGAGGATGTTTTTAACCTCTTCTAgggtaggggtctccaaccttggcaactttaagacttgtggacttcaactcccagaattcctcagccagctttgtcaAGCTTTGatggctgaggcattctgggagttgaagtccacacgtcttaaagttgccaaggttggagacccctgttagGGTACTGGCTGTCCTTTCCCCCTCCACCCATTTCTCACGATCCTGAgttacatgatgatgatgatgatgaattatATGAACGCTTGGCTTCTTTCCTGTGAAACTCTACCAAAAACCTCGTAGgactctcttttttttggggggggggggttcttccttTCGCTTTGCTCCCTTTGCTGTGGACGAACCAGGAAAGAGTTTCGCTCATTGGGTCTCCGGGGAAGAGACTGTGGCTTCTGGTCCAACAAGGGAAGGTCACTTTCACTTTATACTTTTCCTTTAAGTTTTGGCGGTGGGAGTCTCCTCCTTCCTCGCTCCCCGTCTTTCCTCTCGCTCTctgtttgtgtctctgtgtgaATGAGAGATAGACCCGCGTCTGCGATTGCACCCAGGTGCCACCAGGGGAGGGGGCTCTTAACGCCACTGCGCCTGCTCTTCTACCTTGGCATGGTCGGGTAGTTGCGGCTGAGAGTTGATCCCTGGGAATCTGGTGGGGGCGGGGCAAGAGTGGGTCCCGTGACTCAGATCCTCCCCAGGGGAGGGAACGAGATTTAGAGGTTGGAGGGAGCTTGGAAACCCGCCCCATAACTGCTCTTGGCTGCGCGTGGTGGAGATCCAACaacggggcaggggggaggagagaaggaagcctAAAGGCTCGATCTCCATTTACATTCAGATTCCTTGGAAGGGTCTTTGGAGAGCCAGCGGGACCAGTTGCCCGGCGGTGCCAGTGGCTGGAAGATCCCTTCTGATCCTGGCAGAGGAGAAGAAGCAGGAAAGGTCTCAGGTGAGAGAAGCTTCTTTTGGGGAACACGGAGGGATCTCCACATGCTTGAATTATTTCATGTGTCCCTGATAGGGTTTTGGAGATTAATAATCCGAGTAGATATTTAGAGAACCTCATTAGCTAAATTGTTCTTGAGTTCTTCCACAGAGTATCTCCTTTGGAGCGATTCCCCCATTGGGTCTCATCCTTCTCCACTGATGGTCACAAGGGTTTTGTGGGCAAAAGATAAAATCCAGATCCTCTTTTGTCCTGTTTTCTTAACTGCTCTTCTTTGCTTATATTTCAGGTTCTGAGGTCCTTCCAGGAATAGGGAGTAATTGGGTGGATCTTGCAAATCTTTCTCCTGATCTGTTTTTCAGAGGGATCCCCGAGGATAAAAGTCAGGATACCTCGCTAGGTAAGGGAAGACTGTTCCACTGGATTGGAGATTTTCTAGAAAGATTCCAGTTATCCTTAAATCTCTGTGTCTTCTTGTGTCTTAGTCGTTGATTTAGTAGAAGGTGATCCAATAAGAATGGTAAGAAAGTTGTGCCTTCAAGATAGAAAAGATGAAGTTGAACCCTTTCCTGTTTCCATTctgtttctctcctttccagTGGACAAAATGGAGTC contains:
- the LOC116502598 gene encoding rano class II histocompatibility antigen, A beta chain-like gives rise to the protein MGNAGVPLLLLVGVLGLAQNPGSGGGKKPPVHFLYQEKTACLFPRDGTQQVRYLDRYFYDRQEFVRFDSHLGKHVAITELGQLEAKEWNRNKVILMMKRAEVDRFCRHNYKAAKMGLVVGRKTKPTVTISPTKMDPDSPNTILLCTATGFYPVEIEIQWLKNGWPEKEGVAFGEELRNGDWTYQLQVMLETQPQQGDVYTCKVEHTSLEAPITVQWEPHSSSSARRKLWTGAVGAVIGVAFLAMGFFSYLKSKNAMLIQPPAGHSGAALWTSRLNLDSPSSPRR